In a genomic window of Erinaceus europaeus chromosome 12, mEriEur2.1, whole genome shotgun sequence:
- the LOC107522957 gene encoding large ribosomal subunit protein eL39-like produces the protein MSSHKTFRIKRFLAKKPKQNRPIPQWIRLKTGNKIRYNSKRRHWRITKLAL, from the coding sequence ATGTCTTCCCACAAGACTTTCAGAATCAAGCGCTTCCTGGCTAAGAAGCCAAAGCAGAACCGTCCTATTCCTCAGTGGATTCGGTTGAAAACTGGTAATAAGATCAGGTACAACTCCAAGAGGAGACACTGGAGAATAACAAAGCTGGCTCTATAA